The Phytohabitans houttuyneae genome has a segment encoding these proteins:
- a CDS encoding ElyC/SanA/YdcF family protein: MPITSVAGLLSASEAARCAVVVEQKGDDPVEYRERVMAGLVLHRAIARGRSCDFVVVGGAGGDAPPEAIREWCAGSDAEPVICHESRNTRDKAESIARFAAERRTTAVIQVTALYHSLRAYLTTVAALRDSGAAVPVLNYVSDADDVASIHACVLDEIFLAKELDDRLGFGLEPDAYTAYLQASREMRATPGHRTYLARRHGEARRLVAYSEIGKGHLVTGLPTKEILNSYLPWTIGAKQPCHLDVSADRQAW, encoded by the coding sequence ATGCCCATCACGTCCGTCGCTGGCCTCCTGAGCGCCAGCGAGGCCGCCCGCTGTGCCGTCGTCGTCGAGCAGAAAGGGGACGATCCGGTCGAGTACCGTGAACGGGTCATGGCCGGCCTGGTCCTGCACCGCGCCATCGCCCGCGGCCGCTCGTGCGACTTCGTGGTCGTGGGCGGCGCCGGCGGCGACGCACCGCCGGAGGCGATCCGCGAGTGGTGCGCGGGCAGCGACGCCGAGCCGGTCATCTGCCACGAGTCGCGCAACACGCGCGACAAGGCCGAGTCGATCGCCCGCTTCGCCGCCGAGCGGCGCACCACGGCGGTCATCCAGGTCACCGCGCTGTACCACTCGCTGCGCGCCTACCTCACCACCGTCGCCGCGCTGCGGGACAGCGGCGCCGCCGTCCCCGTCCTCAACTACGTCAGCGACGCGGACGACGTGGCGAGCATCCACGCCTGCGTACTCGACGAGATCTTCCTGGCCAAGGAGCTCGACGACCGCCTCGGCTTCGGCCTGGAGCCGGACGCCTACACCGCCTACCTCCAGGCGTCGCGGGAGATGCGGGCGACCCCCGGGCACCGCACCTACCTCGCCCGGCGGCACGGCGAGGCGCGGCGGCTCGTGGCGTACTCGGAGATCGGCAAGGGACACCTGGTCACCGGCCTGCCGACCAAGGAGATCCTCAACAGCTACCTGCCCTGGACCATCGGCGCGAAACAACCCTGTCACCTTGACGTTTCCGCAGATCGGCAGGCTTGGTAG
- a CDS encoding DUF1622 domain-containing protein: MGFEDLMEHVARGFELIGAAVLVVGLVWSVVVAARVWRRESGRRAYQSLRELFGGALLLGLEVLVAADLIRTVAVTPTLESVGVLGLIVLIRTFLSFSLQIEIDGVPPWRRALTSGATMMSRAAKRAEPPAD, encoded by the coding sequence GTGGGGTTCGAGGACCTGATGGAGCACGTCGCCCGCGGCTTCGAGCTGATCGGCGCCGCGGTGCTGGTCGTCGGCCTGGTCTGGTCGGTCGTGGTCGCGGCCCGGGTGTGGCGGCGCGAGAGCGGCCGGCGGGCGTACCAGTCGCTGCGCGAGCTCTTCGGCGGCGCGCTGCTGCTCGGCCTGGAGGTGCTGGTCGCCGCCGACCTCATCCGCACGGTCGCGGTGACCCCGACCCTGGAGAGCGTGGGGGTCCTGGGGCTGATCGTGCTCATCCGGACGTTCCTCAGCTTCTCGCTGCAGATCGAGATCGACGGCGTACCCCCGTGGCGCCGCGCCCTGACCAGCGGGGCGACGATGATGTCGCGGGCCGCGAAGCGCGCCGAGCCTCCTGCCGATTGA
- a CDS encoding PadR family transcriptional regulator, producing the protein MQEPTFFILTALAEEPLHGYGVMRAVSDLSEGRLSLRAGTLYAALDRLTEDGLLTVDREEAVDGRLRRYYRLTDHGAAELEREVTRLRANASLAAGKLRRAGFAFGGIG; encoded by the coding sequence ATGCAGGAGCCGACGTTCTTCATCCTCACCGCGCTCGCCGAGGAGCCGTTGCACGGCTACGGCGTGATGCGCGCGGTGTCCGACCTTTCCGAGGGGCGGCTGTCGCTGCGCGCCGGCACGCTCTACGCCGCGCTCGACCGGCTGACCGAGGACGGGTTGCTCACCGTCGACCGCGAGGAGGCGGTCGACGGCCGCCTGCGCCGCTACTACCGGCTGACCGACCACGGCGCCGCCGAGCTGGAGCGCGAGGTGACCCGCCTGCGGGCGAACGCGTCGCTGGCCGCCGGCAAGCTGCGCCGCGCCGGGTTCGCCTTTGGCGGGATCGGCTGA